A genomic window from Alkalihalobacillus sp. AL-G includes:
- a CDS encoding fumarylacetoacetate hydrolase family protein, translating into MKFGRFNYKNEIHYGVVTDEEIKLIKGDIFGSWEYSGETAAREEIEQLAPVEPNKIIGIGANYVGNKDELPSSLPEIPVFFFKPASSVVGPDTEVTIPESIDEVKFESELAVVIRKETKNVSKEQVLDHIFGYTIGNDVTAPQFFHENGHWTLGKAFDTFTPIGPVVETELDPEKVNVKARVNGVEAQNSPTDLMIVPLREMVSYLSTIMTLQPGDVILTGSPLGAHFVQDGDVVECIIEEIGTLKNSLVRSSASVKS; encoded by the coding sequence TGTGGTAACGGATGAGGAAATCAAGTTGATAAAAGGAGATATTTTCGGAAGCTGGGAGTACAGCGGGGAAACGGCAGCTAGAGAAGAAATCGAGCAGTTAGCCCCAGTTGAACCGAATAAAATCATCGGAATCGGCGCCAATTATGTAGGGAACAAGGATGAACTTCCTTCATCGTTACCTGAAATTCCAGTTTTCTTTTTCAAGCCGGCTTCCTCTGTTGTAGGACCGGATACAGAGGTGACCATTCCGGAGTCAATTGATGAAGTTAAATTTGAATCAGAATTGGCTGTCGTGATTAGAAAAGAAACGAAGAACGTTTCGAAAGAACAAGTTCTTGACCATATTTTCGGGTACACGATCGGAAACGATGTAACGGCCCCTCAATTTTTTCACGAAAACGGTCATTGGACATTAGGAAAGGCGTTTGACACGTTCACCCCGATCGGCCCAGTCGTTGAAACAGAGCTTGATCCAGAAAAAGTTAATGTTAAAGCGAGGGTGAATGGGGTCGAAGCGCAAAACAGCCCGACGGATCTCATGATTGTACCACTTAGAGAGATGGTTTCCTATTTATCTACTATCATGACACTACAACCTGGAGATGTCATTCTGACGGGAAGCCCACTAGGAGCACATTTTGTACAGGACGGTGATGTTGTCGAATGCATCATCGAAGAGATTGGAACATTGAAAAATAGTTTGGTAAGGTCCTCAGCATCAGTGAAATCATAA